From Chryseobacterium camelliae:
AGCTCAATGAAAGCACGTTCTGGTCCGGCGGTCCTTCCCGGAATGATAACCCGGACGGGCCGAAAGTCCTGGATTCTATCCGGTATTATTTATTCAACGAAAATTATAAACGGGCGCAGATTCTTGCAGACCAGGGACTAACAGCGAAAAGCCTTCATGGTTCAGCTTATCAGAATATCGGCGATCTTATTCTTGATTTTAACGATCTTAAAGAGGTTAAAAATTACTACAGGGAATTGGATATCGAAAAAGCCATTGCCACCACAATATTTACTTCAAACGGAATTACATTTAAAAGAGAAGTTTTCGCTTCCATTCCGGATCATGTTATTGTTATTAAACTGAGTTCAGACCAAAAAAAAGCACTCAATTTTACCGCTCACTTCAATGGTGAACTTAAAAAGAGCGTGAAGGCCATTGATGCCAATACTTTACAGATGGATGGTTTATCATCTACATTGGATGGTGTTCAGGGTCGGGTGAAATTCAATGCACTGGCAAAATTCATCAACAAAGGTGGAAAAACACAGGTTTCAGGAAACGGAATTTCGGTAAGTAATGCCAATGAAGTACTGGTCCTCATTTCGATCGCCACCAATTTCACAGATTACAAAACCTTACAGGCAGACGAAGTTTCAAAAAGCAAAAAATACATCGAAGCGGCACAAAATAAATCTTTTATAAGCTTATTCAAAAATCACCTGGCGGCCTATCAGAAATATTTCAAAAGAGTAGATTTCAATTTAGGCACTTCGGAGGCAGCAAAAAATCCGACCGATATCAGGGTTAAAAACTTTGCAACCACCAACGATCCGGAGCTCATTGCATTATATTACCAATTCGGACGCTATCTACTGATTTCCTCGTCACAGCCGGGCGGTCAGCCTGCCAATCTCCAGGGCATTTGGAACAATTCCAACAAACCGGCCTGGGACAGCAAATACACCATCAACATCAACACGGAAATGAATTACTGGCCTGCCGAAAAGACCAATCTTTCCGAGATGCACGAACCGCTGATTCAGATGATAAAAGACTTAAGCGAATCAGGAAAAGAAACGGCAAAAACGATGTACAAAAGCCGAGGCTGGGTCGCACATCACAATACGGATATCTGGAGAATCACAGGCGTTGTAGATTTTTCCAACGCAGGAATGTGGCCGATGGGCGGAGCCTGGCTTTCCCAGCATCTTTGGGAAAAATATTTGTACAATGGCGATAAAAATTATCTTCAATCCATTTATCCAATTCTAAAATCTGCCGCTCAATTCTATGAAGATTTTCTGATAGAAGAACCGACGCATCATTGGCTGGTTGTGAGTCCTTCAATGTCTCCCGAGAATATTCCGGACGGACATCAGGGAAGTGCTTTGGCAGCAGGAAATACGATGGATAATCAGCTGATGTTTGACCTTTTTACTAAGACAAAAAAAGCGGCAGAAATTCTTAATATAAACTCAGATAAAATCCCGGTTTGGAACAATATCATTTCAAAATTACCACCGATGAAAATCGGAAGATATAGTCAACTGCAGGAATGGATGGGCGATTGGGATAACCCGGAAGACAGCCACAGGCATGTTTCGCATCTGTATGGTCTGTTTCCTTCCAACCAAATCAATCCCTTCACCACACCGGAATTGACAGACGCCGCCAAAACCGTTCTCCTTCATCGAGGCGATGTTTCCACTGGCTGGTCGATGGGCTGGAAAGTCAATCTCTGGGCCAAATTACTGGATGGGAACCATGCCAATAAATTAATCAAAGATCAACTGACCCTGGTAGAAAAAGACGGTTGGGGAAGCAAAGGCGGAACCTACCCGAATCTGTTCGATGCCCATCCGCCGTTCCAGATCGACGGAAACTTCGGCTGTACCTCGGGAATTACCGAAATGCTGCTGCAAACACAGAACGGTTTCATCGATATTCTTCCCGCACTTCCCGACGAATGGAAAAACGGTAATATCTCCGGACTGAAAACCTATGGCGGATTTGAAGTGAGCATCGTTTGGGAAAATCATAAAGCGAAAGAAATTACCATACAATCAGCATTAGGCGGAAATTGCAGAATCAGAATTCCGGACGAAATGGAATTAAGAGGAAAAACAAAACTTAAAAAAGCAGAAGGCAAAAATCCGAATCCCTTTTTTGAGACACCTGAAATTAAGGAACCAATGATTTCTAGCAAAGCTAAATTGAATTCGATTGAAATTAAAAACGGTTTGGTGTACGATTTCCCGACTGAAGCAGGAAAAACATATATTTTAAAAATGAAATAGATAATAATTTGACTATGTATAACTCCTTTGTTAGGTTTGGGCAGCTTTATCCGTCTTCCGCTCCCAATCTTTTTTGCAGACGATTCAGACTAAAAAGAATTTTAATACAAGCAAAAAAGGATTTCCGCTCAAGCCGGGCTGCGAGTGATTCAACGGATAATTATGGTAGAAAGGTTTGAAACATGTTAGTCACAAGAAAAATTTACAAAAACTCCGTAGGAGTGACCTGATAATAGAAAAAAGTTAATTGCAATCAAAGCCTCGTAGAGGCGACCTGTTAATAACAAGAACAGAAGGGTTCAACAACAATAGCCACAGGTGAAACCTGTGGAATAAATAACAAATAAGTAAAACCACACGCGCAACCCGTGGGAATTAATAAAATAAAAATTAAGAAATTTATATATGAAATCGCGATGATTAGCAGCAAACGCACACACCAATGAAGATACAGCGATTCCATATGACCTTTGAAAATAATTAATATCTACATATGAAAAAGAGACCCATGAATCCGAATTTTTTAAAGAACAAATTCACCCTGCTGACGGCAGCAGCGTTCTTAAGCGTGAGCAACATTTCTGCTCAGACCTTTTCCGATTTCAACTACCGTGGAAACGATAAAATATACAATGACAATCCACTGAAACCGGACGAGTTCTACTCGCCGATCCTTCAGGGCTGTTATCCGGACCCGAGCATCACCAAAAAAGGAGACGACTATTATCTGGTGAATTCTTCATTTTCGATGTTTCCGGGCGTTCCGATCTTCACGTCGAAAGATATGGTCAACTGGAAACAAATCGGCCACGTACTGGATCGCCCGTCTCAATTAAAAGTAGAAAAAGGAGGCGTTTCCCAGGGAATTTATGCACCGGACATCAAGTATAACAAATACAACGACACGTTCTACATGATCACCACGCAGATTGCGGGGGGAGTAGGAAACATGGTCGTCAAAACCAAAGACCCTGCAAAAGGCTGGAGCGAAGTGCAGAAGCTGAATTTTGACGGGATCGATCCTGCGATCTTCTTTGACGACGACGGAAAAGCGTACATCGTTCACAACGATGCGCCGCCAAAGGGAACCGAGCAGTATCAGGGGCACCGCGTCATCAAAATGTGGGATTACGATCTGGAAAAAGACCAGGTAGTAGCAGGATCTGATAGGATTATTGTTAATGCCGGTGTCGATATCACCCAAAAACCGATCTGGATCGAAGGTCCGCATTTATACAAATACAAAGGAAAATATTACCTGATGTGCGCCGAAGGCGGAACCGGAGGATGGCACAGCGAAGTGATCTTTATGGCCGATTCGCCGAAAGGACCGTTTGTTCCGGCAAAGAACAACCCGATCCTGACGCAGCGTTATTTCCCGAAAGACCGCAAGGAAAAAGTAGACTGGGCAGGCCATGCCGATCTAGTGGAAGGCCCGAACGGACAATGGTACGGCGTATTCCTGGCCATCCGTCCGAATGTCAACAACAGGGTTACCAAAGGCCGGGAAACCTTCGTATTACCAGTAGACTGGAGCGGAACGTATCCGGTTTTCCAGAACGGGCTGGTTCCGATGAAACCGAAACTGAAATTACCCGAAGGCACTCAAAACCAGACCGGACAGAACGGATTCTTCCCGAACGGAAACTTTACGTATAATGATAAACTGACCGATAAAAACCTGGATTACCGTTGGATCGCCATGCGCGGACCGCGTGAGAACTTCATCACTTCCACTAAAAATGGGGTAAAAGTGAATCCTATGGAAACAAATATCAAAGCGTTAGCTCCGGTTTCCGCCTTGTTCCACAGGTTGCAACACGAAGATTTTGAAACTTCCGTAACCCTGGATTTTAAGCCGAAATCTGAAAAAGAACTGGCCGGAATTACCTGCTATCAAAGTGAAAGGTTCAATTATGTTTTCGGAATTACCAAAAAAGGCAAAGACTATTATATCGTTCTGGAAAGAACAGAGAAAGGAGCATCCCGACTGATCGCCAGTGAGAAAATTTCATTGTCAAAAACCATTAAACTGCAGTTAATGGGTGAGAACGACAACATCAGCTTCAACTATGCATTAGACGGTAAAAACTTTAAAAATCTGGGCGGACCGGTTTCAGGAGACATCCTATCAACCGATGTGGCAGGCGGTTTCACCGGAAGTTTAATCGGTCTGTACAGCACGTCGTCTAACGATATTGTACCGAATTAATAATGAGTAATTAAGCATAATCAATAGGAACGGGCTTTAGCCCGTTTTCAAAAAAACAGCATCCATTTGGCTTTAGCCAAAATCTAAAGCAGGATTTGAAATAAAGCCAATGATAAACAGAAATTGGTTATCAGTCCAAAGTGGATGCAATAAATTGATACATTGCTTTGCTGAGTTGAAGTCTATACTGAGCCTGCCGAATTGCTTTTAAATCTAAAAGCAGTTGGCAATCAAAAAATCTTTGCGGGTATTGCGTATAAAAATAAAATTTTCAAATTTTGAATATTAAAAAATCATTTTATATAGTTTCTTTTTTGGGATTTATCGGGCTGAATGATCTTTCAGCCCAGGTAAATCCTGCTCATAAAGCAACAACGGCATTTACAAATCCCATCATCTGGGCAGATGCACCGGATTTGTCGATCACCAGAAACGGCGATGACTTTTTCCTTATCAGTACCACCATGCATCTGATGCCGGGTGCTCCGGTAATGCATTCCAAAGACTTGGTGCATTGGGAAGTGGCAAGCTATGTATTTGACACTCTGAATGACAATTCAAAATATGACCTGCTGAACGGAACCGTTTACGGGCGCGGGCAATGGGCATCGTCCATCCGGTATCATAAAGGAAAATATTATGTCTTGTTTTCTCCGAATGACGAACCGTTCAAATCCTATTTCTATGTCACGGATAATCCCGAAAAAGGCAACTGGAAACTTATTACAAGGACCAGGCATTTTCACGACGCCTCTTTGTTCTTTGATGACGATGACCGCGTCTATGTGTTTACTTCCAATAAAGTTTTTGAGCTGAGCCCTGATTTTAAAACGGTTATCGGAAACCCCGACGGTACGCAGGTCTTTCAAAAAGATGAATCTGAAACAGGACTTCTGGAAGGCAACCAGATCATCAAAAAGGACGGGAAATATTACATGATGATGATTTCCTGGCCGAGAGGCGGAAAACGGAGGCAGGTCGTGTACCGGTCTGATAAAGTCACCGGGCCTTTCGAAAAGAAAGTCGTTCTGGAAGATAATTTCCTTGGATTTTCCTATGCCGGGCAGGGTGCCCTGATAGATGACAAAAATGGCAACTGGTATTCACTGATCTTTCAGGACAGAAATGGAGTAGGAAGGGTTCCTGTTTTACTTCCTGTAAAATGGGAGAACGGATGGCCGGTGCTGGGCGACAACGGAAGAGTGCCTTTGAAAGGAGAGGTTCCGCTTTCACCATTTAAACCAAAAAATCATTTGGTAGAGAGCGATGAATTTTCCGGTAAAAAAATGAAAATCCAGTGGCAGTGGAACCACAATCCTGTCAATTCCGCATGGTCATTATCCGAACGGAAAGGATTTTTAAGGCTGAAAACATCCAGAATAGGAGATAATTTGTACCTCGCTCCGAATACATTGACCCAAAGAATGGAAGGCCCGACATCCAGCGGCATAGTGGCTTTGGAGGTAAAAGGAATGAAGGACGGCGATGTTGCCGGTTTCAGTGCCTTCAACGGAGATTCCGGGATTTTATCTGTGGTAATGGAAGGCGGCAAAAAGTATGTGGTATTCTCAACCAACGAAGTGAGTCTGGACAATAAAACCAAGGCGGTAACGGAGGCTAAAAAAGAACAGAAAAAACGGATTCCTTTGAACGCTGACAAAGTCTATTTTAAAATCGATGCTGATTTCAACCTGGGAAAAGACCTGGCAGATTTTTATTACAGCACCGACGGGAAAAACTGGACGGAAATGGCGAAAGATTACAAAATGATCTTCGACTACCGCAGATTCTTTATGGGTTCCAAATTTGCGATCTTCAATTATGCCACTCAAGATCCGGGCGGTTTTGTGGATGTTGATTTTTTCAGGGTTAAAACAGATTTAAAATAAAATTGAATAATTTCGGAAAAATTTAAATGCTACGATGTTCAACTAATAAAAATGCGATAAGCCATAAAATAGCAAAACCATTAGAACATAGAATACAGCGTTATAACAGCAATGAAAGGATAGAATCTTTAAGCCCTGAAAGGGCGACATCATGAGCGTAAGGTGCAGCCCTATGAAATTTATGGAAAAATAGATAGGATAAGTAACAGACCAAATTGAAAGCCCTGAAAGGGCGGCTTAAATAAGCATAGGGTGTTAGCCCTATGACAAAAAAGCACAACGAAAAAACCAATTCCTGAAAGGAAGGTTTAAATCAGAATAAGGTGTTAGCCTATGATAAAAAGCGCGAAATAACCATCCATCAAAGCTCCGTAGGAGCGGTCTGTTAATAGCAAATAGTATTAAAATTAACACAAGCCTCGTAGAGGCGACCTGTTAATAAACAACTGCAAAAACTACAAATAAAGCGAAAAAAATAAACCCTTGCCGGTATTATTTTTTTGTCTAAATTAATAAGTGTAAAAATTACAAATAAAAACCAATGAAGATTACATCTCTACTTATTATAAGCGCATCATTGATTGTGGTGCCGTTAACAGCCCAGAATACACAAAGACAGGCTCCTGCAGGATTTGATGTGGCCAATACCGGAATTCCTCATGGTAAAATCGACTCGATTCAATATCCCTCAAAGACCGTAGGCGTAACCCGAAAAGCACTGATTTATACGCCGCCGGGCTTCAAAAAGGGGAATAAATATCCGGTCCTGTACCTGCTTCACGGGATAGGCGGGGACGAAAAAGAATGGTATAAAAACGGGACGCCGCAGATTATTCTCGATAACCTGTATGCGCAGGGAAAACTTACCCCGATGATTGTCGTGCTGCCAAACGGAAGAGCGATGAAAGACGACCGGGCGACCGGCAACATCATGGCCAAAGACAAAGTGGAAGCATTTGCTACTTTTGAAAAAGATTTGCTGAACGATCTCATTCCGTATGTAGAAAAGAAATTTCCGGTTAAAAAAGACCGTGACAACAGAGCGATTGCGGGACTTTCGATGGGCGGCGGACAAACCCTGAACTTCGGGCTTGGAAACATCGACAAATTTGCCTGGGTAGGAGGGTTTTCATCCGCTCCGAATACAAAAGAACCGCAGAAGTTGCTTCCGGATCCTGCTAAAGCAAAGAATTTAAAATTGCTCTGGATTTCTTGTGGTGATGCCGACGGACTGATGCCGTTCAGCAAAAGGACCCACGATTACCTGGCCCTGAATAAAATCCCGCACATTTTCTACATCGAACCGGGCGGCCATGATTTCAAGGTATGGAAAAACGATTTGTATATTTTCTCTCAGCTGATTTTCAAGCCTGTTGACAAAACCACGTTCTCCGATTTTACCGTATTGGGTCTTCCTGCAGAATCCAACATAAGGAATGCACAGTACCCACAGATCATGCCTAACGGAAAGGCCATTTTCAGGGTAAAAGCGCCGGAAGCGCAGAAAGTCCAGATCGATCTTGGAAAAAAATACGACCTGACCAAAGATTCAGACGGTGTCTGGAAAACAACGACCGATTCTTTAAGCGAAGGATTCCATTACTATTCAATGGTAATCGACAATGTACTGGTGGCAGACCCTTCCAGCAAGACTTTTTACGGAATGGGAAGATACGCCAGCGGAATCGAGGTGCCTTTTGCTGGCGATGGCTATTATGCGATGAAAGACGTCCCGCACGGAGACATCAGGATTCAGAATCTTTTCTCGAAAGTAACCAATTCCTGGAGGAGGGTGTTTATTTACACGCCGCCGGGCTA
This genomic window contains:
- a CDS encoding glycoside hydrolase family 95 protein → MNLKPCILTFCLFTSLFSFAQKGGKNKLWYDKPAKQWVEALPVGNGRLAAMVYGDPSKEKLQLNESTFWSGGPSRNDNPDGPKVLDSIRYYLFNENYKRAQILADQGLTAKSLHGSAYQNIGDLILDFNDLKEVKNYYRELDIEKAIATTIFTSNGITFKREVFASIPDHVIVIKLSSDQKKALNFTAHFNGELKKSVKAIDANTLQMDGLSSTLDGVQGRVKFNALAKFINKGGKTQVSGNGISVSNANEVLVLISIATNFTDYKTLQADEVSKSKKYIEAAQNKSFISLFKNHLAAYQKYFKRVDFNLGTSEAAKNPTDIRVKNFATTNDPELIALYYQFGRYLLISSSQPGGQPANLQGIWNNSNKPAWDSKYTININTEMNYWPAEKTNLSEMHEPLIQMIKDLSESGKETAKTMYKSRGWVAHHNTDIWRITGVVDFSNAGMWPMGGAWLSQHLWEKYLYNGDKNYLQSIYPILKSAAQFYEDFLIEEPTHHWLVVSPSMSPENIPDGHQGSALAAGNTMDNQLMFDLFTKTKKAAEILNINSDKIPVWNNIISKLPPMKIGRYSQLQEWMGDWDNPEDSHRHVSHLYGLFPSNQINPFTTPELTDAAKTVLLHRGDVSTGWSMGWKVNLWAKLLDGNHANKLIKDQLTLVEKDGWGSKGGTYPNLFDAHPPFQIDGNFGCTSGITEMLLQTQNGFIDILPALPDEWKNGNISGLKTYGGFEVSIVWENHKAKEITIQSALGGNCRIRIPDEMELRGKTKLKKAEGKNPNPFFETPEIKEPMISSKAKLNSIEIKNGLVYDFPTEAGKTYILKMK
- a CDS encoding glycoside hydrolase family 43 protein, with the protein product MKKRPMNPNFLKNKFTLLTAAAFLSVSNISAQTFSDFNYRGNDKIYNDNPLKPDEFYSPILQGCYPDPSITKKGDDYYLVNSSFSMFPGVPIFTSKDMVNWKQIGHVLDRPSQLKVEKGGVSQGIYAPDIKYNKYNDTFYMITTQIAGGVGNMVVKTKDPAKGWSEVQKLNFDGIDPAIFFDDDGKAYIVHNDAPPKGTEQYQGHRVIKMWDYDLEKDQVVAGSDRIIVNAGVDITQKPIWIEGPHLYKYKGKYYLMCAEGGTGGWHSEVIFMADSPKGPFVPAKNNPILTQRYFPKDRKEKVDWAGHADLVEGPNGQWYGVFLAIRPNVNNRVTKGRETFVLPVDWSGTYPVFQNGLVPMKPKLKLPEGTQNQTGQNGFFPNGNFTYNDKLTDKNLDYRWIAMRGPRENFITSTKNGVKVNPMETNIKALAPVSALFHRLQHEDFETSVTLDFKPKSEKELAGITCYQSERFNYVFGITKKGKDYYIVLERTEKGASRLIASEKISLSKTIKLQLMGENDNISFNYALDGKNFKNLGGPVSGDILSTDVAGGFTGSLIGLYSTSSNDIVPN
- a CDS encoding glycoside hydrolase family 43 protein, yielding MNIKKSFYIVSFLGFIGLNDLSAQVNPAHKATTAFTNPIIWADAPDLSITRNGDDFFLISTTMHLMPGAPVMHSKDLVHWEVASYVFDTLNDNSKYDLLNGTVYGRGQWASSIRYHKGKYYVLFSPNDEPFKSYFYVTDNPEKGNWKLITRTRHFHDASLFFDDDDRVYVFTSNKVFELSPDFKTVIGNPDGTQVFQKDESETGLLEGNQIIKKDGKYYMMMISWPRGGKRRQVVYRSDKVTGPFEKKVVLEDNFLGFSYAGQGALIDDKNGNWYSLIFQDRNGVGRVPVLLPVKWENGWPVLGDNGRVPLKGEVPLSPFKPKNHLVESDEFSGKKMKIQWQWNHNPVNSAWSLSERKGFLRLKTSRIGDNLYLAPNTLTQRMEGPTSSGIVALEVKGMKDGDVAGFSAFNGDSGILSVVMEGGKKYVVFSTNEVSLDNKTKAVTEAKKEQKKRIPLNADKVYFKIDADFNLGKDLADFYYSTDGKNWTEMAKDYKMIFDYRRFFMGSKFAIFNYATQDPGGFVDVDFFRVKTDLK
- a CDS encoding alpha/beta hydrolase-fold protein, which encodes MKITSLLIISASLIVVPLTAQNTQRQAPAGFDVANTGIPHGKIDSIQYPSKTVGVTRKALIYTPPGFKKGNKYPVLYLLHGIGGDEKEWYKNGTPQIILDNLYAQGKLTPMIVVLPNGRAMKDDRATGNIMAKDKVEAFATFEKDLLNDLIPYVEKKFPVKKDRDNRAIAGLSMGGGQTLNFGLGNIDKFAWVGGFSSAPNTKEPQKLLPDPAKAKNLKLLWISCGDADGLMPFSKRTHDYLALNKIPHIFYIEPGGHDFKVWKNDLYIFSQLIFKPVDKTTFSDFTVLGLPAESNIRNAQYPQIMPNGKAIFRVKAPEAQKVQIDLGKKYDLTKDSDGVWKTTTDSLSEGFHYYSMVIDNVLVADPSSKTFYGMGRYASGIEVPFAGDGYYAMKDVPHGDIRIQNLFSKVTNSWRRVFIYTPPGYDKNTAESYPVLYILHGGGEDESGWAMQGKTNLIMDNLIAEGKAKPMIIVMPDANIGPVGFGSFGDRNLQMFDKELKESVIPFAEANFRIKKDAANRALAGLSMGGIYTLHTGVQNYNMFSSLGVFSSGWILPSLQEVADKEYQFMTDNQSQINSNIKNFWISMGGKEDIAYKNCQVMMKKLDDLGIRYTYSEYPGGHTWPVWRNNLYNFAQLLFK